Genomic segment of Fundidesulfovibrio magnetotacticus:
CACAGGCATGGTTGACGACGTGCCCGCATGGCTGAGCGGATTCGACGCCTATGCCATGACATCCGTCAACGAGGGGCTCCCGCTCTCAGTCATGGAGGCCATGAGTTGTTCTCTGCCCGTAGTGGCCACGGACGTGGGGTCCCTGTCCCGCGTGGTGGACGATCGGGTGGGATTTTTGCTTCAAACACGCCGTCCCGACGAACTGGCGGACCGACTTGTCGCCTTGGCAGGCGACCCTGGCCTGTCCCAGAACCTGGGGCTGGCCGCCAGGGGCCGCGCGGAGCTGGAATATTCCATCGAGACCATGGTCCAAGCCTATCTGCTGGCCCTCGGTCTTCAGCAACCAGGCGGGGATTCAATATGATCAAGGTGCTCTTTGTGATGCCCATTACCTACAATGCGCACCTGCCGCACTTCAGGTCGAGGTTTGAACTTCTCTCCGTACAGATGGAGAGCCATGTTCTCTTCACGGGTGATCCGACCATGGACGGTCAACGTTTCAAGGGAACTGTGCTCCACGCCCAACCGCCACAGGATGGCTCCAGCATCTTTGGCAAACTGCTATCCACTGCCCGCATGATATACAAAGGTTGGAGGATCGCCCGGCAGGAGAAAATCAATGCTGTCCTTGCCTATGACCCTTTGAAACTCGGCATCGTTGCCACGGCCATCAAGCTGCTGACCGGTTGCAAGTCGGTCATCGAAATAAACGGCCACGTGAAAAACGCTGCCGACGCGGAATCAAACGACGGCAATGTGAAGAAATCAAGAAGAGTCCTCTTCAACATGGCATCAACAATCACACTTTGCCTGGCAGATGCTGTCAAGATTCTCAACAAAGAACAATACGACGAATGGGAACACATACTCAGGCGCAAGCCCTGTTTCATATTTCACGACTTTGTCCCCACCTCTTTATTCTCACCTGGCGACAGAGACGAAGGGTACATCCTGTGCGTCGGGTATCCGTTCCGTCGCAAGGGCGTTGACATCCTGCTGGAAGCCTATGATGCCGTCCGCCGGGAATTCCCCGGCATGCGCCTTGTGGTCATGGGCCACTGCCGGGAGCCGGAACGCAGCCGCTGGCAGGCCAGATTTGATGCCGTTCCAGGCGCCGAGTTGCGTAAACCGGTGGACTACGACCAGATGCTGGACGTGATGCGCGGCTGCACGGTTCTCACGCAACCTTCGCGCTCAGAGGCCATGGGCAGAGTGCTCATCGAGGCCATGGCATGCGGGAAACCAGTGATAGGGACAAGCGTGGGAGGCATCCCCGACGTGTTGGGACACGGCGAGGCCGGCCTGCTGGTCCGCCCGGAAGACCCGGCGGATCTTGCCGACAAACTGCGTCTGATCCTGAGCGATCAGTCGTTGCGCGACCGCCTGGGCGAGGCCGCCCAGGCGAGATGCCGAACGGTGCTATCGGAAGAAAGCTATGTCCGGTCCAGCCAGGCGCTCTTCCAGGCGCTGAAAAGAAAATCCCCGGCACCCGCAGCGACCGGCATCGTGTATACAATTTATTCTGGAGAGTAATTGCCAATGGCTCGTATGAGCATCGCGAAGAGCATCGCCTGGATGGGATGCACCAGCGCCCTAGGACAAGTGGTCACATGGAGCGTCACCATACTCGTCGCGAGGCTTCTCACCCCGGAGGACTATGGCTTAGTGGCATTGTCCGGCCTCTTCACCGTGTTCGCACAGTCAGTGAGCGAGCTTGGGGTGGGCGCGGCTGTCATCCAGCGGGAAAGCGTTACGGAACACCAGATTCGCTCACTGTATGGCCTCTCCCTGCTCACGGGCGTCGTCATGACCCTGATCGGCTACCTGGCTGGCCCTGTCCTGGCCTGGATATTTTCCGACGAACGCTTGAGCAACCTAGTGGCCTTCCAAAGTCTGATCTTCATCGTCGCCGCCATGAAGTCCATGCAGCGCAACGTCCTGGTCCGTGAAACACGTTTCGACCTGATCGCCAAGGTGGAAACCATCTCTCGCATAGGCACCTCTTGTTGCACATTGGCAATGGCCGCGACGGGATTCGGCTACTGGGCGTTGGCTGCGCAGTGGCTCTTAATTGAGTTCTTCCAATTCATAATGTTCAGCAGGATTGAACGCATCAGGCCAACGCTCCTAATCAGATATTCGGAAATCCGCGACATCCTTTACTTCGGAATCGGGATCATGGTCAGGTCCATTTTTTTCCAACTCTACGCCCTCGTCGACACGGCGATCCTGGGCAAGCTTGCCACCAAGGATTTTCTCGGAGCATACGGCTTCGCCAAACAGTTGACCAACATGCCTTTCGAGAAAATCGTCAGGATCGTGAACCAGGTTCTCTATCCGTATCTCGCGCGCAACCAGGGGGACATTTCAGCCTTGCGTGAATTGACGCTCAAGGCTGCGGAACACCAAGCACTGGTTATCGCGCCGTTCTACTACATACTGTTCTTTTGCGCTGACGAAACAGTCAGCATTTTATTAGGGCCTAACTGGTCACAAGCCGTATTTCCGTTGAAGATATTTTGTGTTGCATGCCTGTTCAGGCTTGCAGAAAGTTACAATATAAATTGCATGACAGCAATGGGCATGATCTATGAACAGATACGTTACATGCTGACGTTAATTATTGTCCTAAGCGTAAGCATTACGCTGATCGCAGCGACAGCTGGCCCAAGATACTCTCTGTTTATATGGATAACTGCGTACCCTCTTCTCAGCCTCGGATTCAGCAAAGCTCTTCTCGCAAGGCTCGGAATCAGCTTTGCCCAAGTAATAAGTCGGCTGCGAAGGATCGCAATGATACACATAGCTCTAATCACAGTAATGATCTTAGCCAGCAGCCATCAGTACAGCGATAATTTTATGGCGCTAGCCTTCAAATGCGGGGCAGGCGTGGGGTTTTATATAGTTGCCAACATGCTATTCAACATGGAATGTCTCCGCAAACTAGTCAACAACATCTTTCCAAACTCGTCCTCTAATAGACAGGCAGCGTGACACGCCTGCGTCGACAGGACATCACACTTCTCAAAAGCGCGGCAATATCTAAATAAACTACAGCAATCAGACAACGATTCGATGCAGATCAAAGGAGCTGACCATGTCCGGGCCTTCCTCCACT
This window contains:
- a CDS encoding glycosyltransferase; its protein translation is MIKVLFVMPITYNAHLPHFRSRFELLSVQMESHVLFTGDPTMDGQRFKGTVLHAQPPQDGSSIFGKLLSTARMIYKGWRIARQEKINAVLAYDPLKLGIVATAIKLLTGCKSVIEINGHVKNAADAESNDGNVKKSRRVLFNMASTITLCLADAVKILNKEQYDEWEHILRRKPCFIFHDFVPTSLFSPGDRDEGYILCVGYPFRRKGVDILLEAYDAVRREFPGMRLVVMGHCREPERSRWQARFDAVPGAELRKPVDYDQMLDVMRGCTVLTQPSRSEAMGRVLIEAMACGKPVIGTSVGGIPDVLGHGEAGLLVRPEDPADLADKLRLILSDQSLRDRLGEAAQARCRTVLSEESYVRSSQALFQALKRKSPAPAATGIVYTIYSGE
- a CDS encoding lipopolysaccharide biosynthesis protein, whose product is MSIAKSIAWMGCTSALGQVVTWSVTILVARLLTPEDYGLVALSGLFTVFAQSVSELGVGAAVIQRESVTEHQIRSLYGLSLLTGVVMTLIGYLAGPVLAWIFSDERLSNLVAFQSLIFIVAAMKSMQRNVLVRETRFDLIAKVETISRIGTSCCTLAMAATGFGYWALAAQWLLIEFFQFIMFSRIERIRPTLLIRYSEIRDILYFGIGIMVRSIFFQLYALVDTAILGKLATKDFLGAYGFAKQLTNMPFEKIVRIVNQVLYPYLARNQGDISALRELTLKAAEHQALVIAPFYYILFFCADETVSILLGPNWSQAVFPLKIFCVACLFRLAESYNINCMTAMGMIYEQIRYMLTLIIVLSVSITLIAATAGPRYSLFIWITAYPLLSLGFSKALLARLGISFAQVISRLRRIAMIHIALITVMILASSHQYSDNFMALAFKCGAGVGFYIVANMLFNMECLRKLVNNIFPNSSSNRQAA